A genomic stretch from Zeimonas sediminis includes:
- the gcvT gene encoding glycine cleavage system aminomethyltransferase GcvT, whose amino-acid sequence MTETRRVPLDAMHRAAGAKMGPFAGWEMPIQYPAGLKAEHLHTREAASLFDVSHMGQLRVVAADGRASTLYAQLEAALPVDFEGWQSGQQKYSYLLNDTGGIEDDLMLVHLTDGSQAEVRIVVNAGNRDADLKWFHDHCPKLRFEWIPAALVALQGPQAEQALAALDPEAATLRFMQSATLHLLGAACFTTRSGYTGEDGYEISIPLDKAEAVAGRLLEIDEVRWAGLGARDTLRLEAGLPLHGNDIGPQTSPVEAGLSFAIPKSRRAGGLKAGGFPGADTILRQFAEGPRRRLVGLVSHDPVPIRAHAAIVDARDRQVGEVSSGTVSPTLGHPVMLAWIERQALEHEATEPLRAVVRDKRLAVQVTGLPFVPKRYKR is encoded by the coding sequence ATGACCGAGACCCGACGCGTCCCGCTCGATGCGATGCACCGCGCCGCCGGCGCGAAGATGGGCCCCTTCGCCGGCTGGGAGATGCCGATCCAGTACCCTGCCGGGCTGAAGGCCGAGCACCTTCACACCCGCGAGGCGGCGAGCCTGTTCGACGTCTCGCACATGGGGCAGCTGCGGGTCGTGGCCGCCGACGGGCGGGCGTCGACGCTGTACGCGCAGCTCGAGGCCGCGCTGCCGGTCGATTTCGAGGGCTGGCAGAGCGGGCAGCAAAAGTACTCGTACCTGCTGAACGACACGGGCGGCATCGAGGACGACCTGATGCTGGTGCACCTGACCGACGGCAGCCAGGCCGAGGTCCGGATCGTGGTCAACGCCGGCAATCGCGATGCCGACCTGAAGTGGTTCCACGACCATTGCCCGAAGCTGCGCTTCGAGTGGATCCCGGCAGCGCTGGTCGCGCTACAGGGCCCGCAGGCCGAGCAGGCGCTCGCGGCGCTGGACCCTGAGGCCGCGACGCTGCGGTTCATGCAGTCGGCCACGCTGCACCTGCTCGGAGCGGCCTGCTTCACGACGCGCTCGGGCTACACCGGCGAGGACGGCTACGAAATCTCGATACCGCTCGACAAGGCCGAGGCGGTGGCCGGGCGCCTGCTCGAGATCGACGAGGTCCGCTGGGCCGGGCTCGGCGCGCGCGACACGCTGAGGCTCGAGGCCGGCCTGCCGCTGCACGGCAACGACATCGGGCCCCAGACTTCGCCGGTCGAGGCCGGGCTCTCGTTCGCGATCCCGAAGTCGCGCCGCGCCGGCGGCCTCAAGGCGGGCGGATTTCCTGGCGCCGACACGATCCTGCGGCAGTTCGCCGAGGGGCCGCGCCGCCGCCTGGTAGGCCTGGTGTCGCACGACCCGGTGCCGATCCGGGCGCACGCAGCGATCGTCGACGCTCGCGACCGGCAGGTGGGCGAGGTCAGCAGCGGCACCGTGTCGCCCACCCTCGGGCACCCGGTGATGCTGGCCTGGATCGAGCGGCAGGCGCTCGAGCACGAGGCCACCGAGCCCCTGCGGGCGGTGGTCCGCGACAAGCGGTTGGCGGTCCAGGTGACCGGCCTGCCCTTCGTGCCCAAGCGCTACAAGCGCTGA
- a CDS encoding amino acid ABC transporter substrate-binding protein: MTRRFLIGLATATALLAPTLASAGPTIDSIKQRGALRCAVNTGLLGFSAPDSTGKWTGIDADFCRAVAAAILGDPDKVQYVGTNAQNRFTVLQSGEVDMLSRNTTWTSSRDSTLGSVFAGVLFYDGQGFMVPKKLGVKSAKELDGATICVQPGTTTELNVSDYFRSRKMNFKPVVIAELNQIEQAFFAGRCDVYTTDISGLAATRLKAPNKDDYVILPEAISKEPLGPMVRRGDWEFFTIVKWTLFGLLEAEEMGVTKANVDAKKGEAGNNPPLQRLLGLSGDAGKGLGLDNDWMVRAIKAVGNYGEMYERNIGPLGIPRGLNAQWTQGGLMYAPPIR; the protein is encoded by the coding sequence ATGACCCGACGCTTTCTCATCGGCCTGGCGACCGCCACGGCCCTGCTCGCCCCCACGCTCGCCTCGGCGGGCCCTACCATCGATTCGATCAAGCAGCGCGGCGCGCTGCGCTGCGCGGTCAACACCGGCCTGCTCGGCTTCTCGGCGCCCGACAGCACCGGCAAGTGGACCGGCATCGACGCGGACTTCTGCCGCGCGGTGGCGGCTGCCATCCTGGGCGACCCCGACAAGGTGCAGTACGTGGGCACCAACGCCCAGAACCGGTTCACCGTGCTGCAGTCCGGTGAAGTCGACATGCTGTCGCGCAACACCACCTGGACCTCGTCGCGCGACTCGACGCTGGGCTCGGTGTTCGCCGGCGTGCTCTTCTACGACGGCCAGGGCTTCATGGTGCCGAAGAAGCTCGGCGTGAAGAGCGCCAAGGAGCTCGACGGCGCGACGATCTGCGTGCAGCCCGGCACCACGACCGAGCTGAACGTCAGTGACTACTTCCGCTCGCGCAAGATGAACTTCAAGCCGGTGGTGATCGCCGAGCTGAACCAGATCGAGCAGGCCTTCTTCGCCGGCCGCTGCGACGTCTACACGACCGACATCTCGGGCCTGGCGGCCACCCGCCTGAAGGCGCCCAACAAGGACGACTACGTGATCCTGCCCGAGGCGATCTCGAAGGAGCCGCTCGGCCCGATGGTCCGCCGCGGCGACTGGGAGTTCTTCACGATCGTCAAGTGGACGCTTTTCGGCCTGCTCGAGGCCGAGGAGATGGGCGTCACCAAGGCGAACGTCGACGCGAAGAAGGGCGAAGCCGGCAACAATCCGCCGCTTCAGCGCCTGCTCGGCCTGTCGGGCGACGCCGGCAAGGGCCTGGGCCTGGACAACGACTGGATGGTCCGGGCGATCAAGGCCGTCGGCAACTACGGCGAGATGTACGAGCGCAACATCGGCCCGCTCGGCATCCCGCGCGGCCTGAACGCCCAGTGGACCCAGGGCGGCCTGATGTACGCGCCGCCGATCCGCTGA